CGCGCTCTCCGCAAAAACGAACTGCTGCGGGTTGTCCGGCACGCCGGTCGAGCCCGGCACGGGATAGATCATCTGCACCGTAGCGGGCAACACGCACGGAGCCGGAGGCGTGACCGAGCCGCCGCCACCGCCGCCGCAGGCGGCAAGCGAGAGCCCAACGATTGCGGCGAGCGCACCAAGATTCAACGATGTTCTCATACCAGCCATATTCTACGGCGATCCTGCGACGGATGCCTGAGAGCACCATGAGAGCCTGCGCTGCTCGTACCCGAGCGCTCCGGGATGCCACACGGGGTTGGGGAACCGTTCGTCAGCGCGCATCGTGCGCGCTTCCTACTCCTGCGTTTTTGTGCAACGGCCAAAGGAAGTCGACATCCATGTCGATTGCACAAAAATCACAGGTTCCCCAACCCCGTGTGGCATCCCGGAGCGCTCGGGTACTCGGCCACGCGTTAGATCTCGCTAGAGGATGTAGCCCGAAAGATCGGCGTTCTCGACGACGTCGGCGAGGCGTGCGCGGACGAAGGCGGCGTCGATCGTCACCGTGCCTCCCGTCTCGGGAGCGGCGAAGCTGACGTCTTCCAACAGACGCTCGAGTACCGTATGCAGGCGACGCGCGCCGATGTTCTCGCTTTGTTCGTTGACTTGCATCGCGAACTGTGCGAGTTGCTCGATCGCATCTTCTCCGAAGTCGAGCGTCACGTTTTCGGTAGCGAGCAGAGCTTTGTATTGTTCGACCAGCGCGTTCTTGGGCTGGGTGAGGATGGTTTTAAAATCCTCCGCGGTCAGCGAATCCAGCTCGACGCGAATCGGGAAGCGCCCCTGCAATTCGGGAATCAGATCCGAAGGCTTGCTCATGTGAAATGCGCCCGCCGCGATGAACAGGATGTGATCGGTTTTCAGCGTGCCGTGTTTGGTGGTAACCGTCGAGCCTTCCACGATCGGCAGAATGTCGCGCTGCACGCCTTCGCGGGAGACGTCCGGCCCGCCGCGCGCGCCCTCGCGTCCGGCAACCTTGTCGATCTCGTCGATGAAGATGATGCCGTCTTCGGCCGCGCGTCGCAGGGCTTCGCGTTTGACGGCGTCCATATCGATGAGTTTGTTGGCTTCTTCTTGCGCGAAGATGCGTCGCGCTTCCAGAACCGTGACGCGCTTCTTGCTCTTACGTTTAGGCAGAATGCCGCCGAGCATCTCGCCGATGTCGCCGCCACCGCCGCCTTGATCCATGCCGCCCATGATGCCGATCGGCAGGCTCGCCGTCTCCTCGACGTCGATTTCGACCAACCGCACGTCGTAGAAGCCGCGCTCGATCTCTCCACGCGTCTGCTCGCGAATGCGTTGCGCATCGCTCGGAGGCGTGGCCGGCTGCGGTTCCGGCTGCGGCGGTTGCGGTTGGGAATAATTGCTTCCGAAAATCGAACCGAGCGTTGCGGCGAACGGGTTGGGCTGCTGGGGCGCGCGCGGAGCGGTCTCCGGATTGAGGATGTCGATGATGCGATCGACGGCGTGTTTGTCGGCGAGATCCTTCACTTCGGCGCGGCGCTCGTCGCCGACGGTGCGTATCGAGGATTCGACCAAGTCGCGGACCATCGATTCGACGTCGCGGCCGACGTAACCGACCTCGGTGTATTTCGTGGCTTCGACCTTGACGAACGGCGCGCCGACCAAACCGGCGAGGCGTCGCGCGATCTCGGTCTTTCCGACGCCGGTCGGCCCGATCATCAGGATATTCTTCGGCGTGATCTCTTCGCGCAAATCTTCGCGCACGCGCGTTCGGCGATAGCGATTGCGCAGCGCTACGGCAACCGCGCGCTTAGCCTTGGCTTGGCCCACGATGTATTTATCGAGCGCTTCGACGATCTGGCTCGGCGTGAGATGCGCGGGGTCGGCGATCGCGGTACCGTTCATGGAAGCGTCTCCACCGTGATGTCGTGATTGGTGTAGATGCAGATTTCACCGGCGATTTCCAGACCTTTGCGCGCGATTTCGGACGCATCCATATCGGTGTTGCGCAAGAGCGCGGCCGCGGCAGCCTGGGCGTACGGTCCCCCGCTACCGATCGCGGCGATGCCCTCGTCCGGTTCGATCACGTCACCCGTACCCGAAAGCACGAACAGGTGATCGGGCGTCCCGACGATCAGCAACGCCTCGAGCCTGCGAAGCGCGCGATCCTGACGCCAGTCCTTGGCCAGCTCCACGGCCGCTCGCGTCACGTCCTTGAATTCGTTGTACTTCTTCTCGAATTTTTCGAGTAGCGTGATACCGTCGGCGGCCGAGCCGGCGAATCCGGCCACGACCTTGCCGCCGGCGATCTTGCGGACCTTGCGCGCGCTGTGCTTGACGATGGTCTTGTCGAGGGTTACCTGCCCGTCGCCGGCGATGGCGAGCGCGCCGTTCCGGCGGACGGCGAGGATCGTGGTCGATCGAATTTTCATCTCAACCCGAGTCTACCCATCATGCGTGCTTGAGGTTTCAGGGAGCAACCGAGCGGATGAACTCGGCGAGCAGCGTCAACGCGCGTTCGGCCATCGCGCCGCGCCGAACGCGTTTATCGCGGATCTCCCGCTCGAGCGGCGGGAAGGGCGCCCACGTCACGTTGGCCGGTTGGAAATCGGCAGTCTGCGTATTTTGCAGATGGGCGACGACCGCTCCCAGCGCCGTTCCGTTCGGCACTTCAACCGCGGGAAGGCCCAAGAGCTCGCGCGCGGCGTGGATGCCGGTCATCGCGCCGCAGGCGGCGGCTTCGACGTATCCCTCGGCCCCGGTAATCTGCCCGGCGAAGTAGAGCGCGGCCGTTCCGCGCACCCGTAGCTGCGAATCGAGCATCCGGGGCGCATCGATGAAGGTGTTGCGATGCATCACCCCAAGGCGCAACCACTCGGCTTGCGCGAGCCCGGGCAACTTCCCGAAGGCTTCGCGCTGGGCCGGCCAGCTCAAGCGCGTCTGGAAACCGACCAGATTGAATGCGGTTCCCTGCGCGTTTTCTTTGCGCAGTTGCACCACGGCGTGGGGCGTGATACCGGTGACCGGATGGCGCAATCCCACCGGTTTGAGCGGGCCGAAGCGGAGCACGTCGTCGCCCCGGTCGGCCATCTCTTCGATCGGCAGGCAGCCCTCGAAATAGCGCGTCTCCCCGGCGCCGGCGTTTTCGAAATCCTTCGGTTGATGCCGCTCCAGCGTCCGTAAATCGTGCAGCAGGCGCGCGTACTGCTCGCGATCGAGGGGGATGTTGACGTAGTCGTCGCCGTCGCCTTTTTCGTAGCGCGATTTGCGATACATCACGCTTTCATCGATCGAATCCGCCGACACGATGGGCGAGGCCGCGTCGAAGTAGTGCAGGCGGCGCTGCGCGGGCGGGAGGCCTCGCTCGGTAGCGGTGCGCGCGAGGAGGCTATCGATGCTCTCCAACAGCGCCTGGCCCGGCAACGGCCCGCAGGCCACGATGGTGGGGCGATCGAGCGGTATCGCGGTGATTTCTTCGCGGCGAAGCGTGATGCGCGGGTGCGCGGCGATCCGCGATTCAACCGCGGCGGCGAAGCGGTCCCGATCGACCGCAAGCGCGCCGCCGGCCGGAACGGCGGCCTCGCGCGCGCAACCGACCACGATCGAATCCAGACGCGCCAACTCTTCCTTGAGCAATCCGACCGCGTTTTCGAGTGCCGCGCCGCGCAGAGAATTGCTGCATACCAATTCGGCCAGCCGATCCGTCTTGTGCGCGGGGCCGCTGCGATGCGGACGCATTTCGTAGAGATCGACGTCGATGCCGCGCTGCGCGGCCTGCCACGCTGCCTCGCAGCCCGCAAGGCCGCCGCCGATCACGGTCAGGCTCCTAGGCACCGACGGGTTCGGGCTCTTCGGCCGCATCGTCCGCGCCGCCGCGCGCGGCCTGCAGGACGGAGAGATCGTGTTCCTTATCCGCCGAGCACTGCAGCAGTTGCGTCCCGCCGCGCCGATTCTTAGCGACCACGTAGGCACCGCAGACCGGGCATGGTTCCGGGATCACGCGATCCCACGAAACGAAGTCGCAGAGCGGGTAGTTCGCGCATCCAAAGAACGTGCGGCCCTTTTTGGAACGCCGCTCGACGATCGCGCCGCCGTCCTTCGGGCATTTCGCCCCGGTGTCTTTGACGATCGGTTTGGTCGTCTTACATTCCGGATAGCCGGTGCAAGAAATGAATTTGCCGAAGCGTCCGGTCTTGATGACCATCGGGCGTCCGCAATTCGGGCAGATCTCGTCGGTGGGCTCGTCTCTGATCTCCACCTTTGGAAGCTTTTTCTCAGCCTCCTCGAGTTCGGCTGCGAACGGTCCGTAGAACTTGCGCAAAACCTCGACCCAGTTTTCGTTGCCGTCCGCAACGCGATCGAGGTCGCCCTCCATGCCGGCGGTGAACTTGAGGTCGACGACGTCTTTGAAGTGCTCGGCCAGGAGATCGTTCACCGCGAACCCGATGTCGGTGGGGTGAAAACGTCGCTCTTCCTGCGTCACGTAACCACGCGCTTGGATGGTATCGACGATGGTCGAATAGGTCGAGGGGCGGCCGATCCCGTTCTCTTCCAGCGCCTTGACGAGCGTGGCTTCGGTGTAGCGAGGCGGCGGTTCGGTGAAATGCTGCTTGGGTTCGAGCCCGCGACGATCGAGCGCATCGCGCTCCAGCAATTCGGGAAGCCGGATCCGCTCCTTACCCTTGGAAACGGCCTCTGCCGCGGTGGGATCGTCCTTGCCCTCTTCGTACAACTTCGTGAATCCCGGGAATTTCATGATGCTGCCGGTGGCCCGGAACGTGTAGTTCGCGGCGGCGATTTCCACCGTCGTCTGATCCAGAACCGCCGCGGCCATCTGCGATGCGACGAAACGTTCCCAGATGAGCGTGTAGAGCCGCAGTTCGTCCCGCTTGAGCACGTGCGCGACCTTCTCCGGGGTCCGCGACACGGACGTCGGGCGGATCGCTTCGTGAGCGTCCTGCGCGCCTTCGCGGATCTTGTGCAGCCGGCCGCCGTGAAACGCCTCGCCGTAGGTCTCGGTGATGAATTCGCGAGCCGCGTCGCGCGCCTGGTCGCTGATGCGCGTCGAGTCGGTACGCATGTAGGTAATCAGACCGACGGTTCCCTCGGAACCTCCCAGGTCCACACCTTCGTAGAGGCCTTGCGCGATCTGCATCGCTCGGCGAACGCGCACGCGGAGTTTTCGCGAGGCTTCTTGCTGCAGGGTTGAGGTGGTAAACGGAGCCGGGGCGTTGCGCCGCACTTCGCGCCGTTTGATCGTATCCACGACGAAGGCCGCGCTTTCGAGCGCGGCCAGGGCGATATCCGCTTCTTCTTTATTAACGATCTCGTATTTCTGGCCGTCGCGAGCTACCAACTCGGCGGGAAAAACGATCTGCGGCTCGCGCTCGGTTGCAAGTTGCGCCGTCAGCGACCAGTATTCGCGCGCCACGAACGCGGCGATCTCGCGCTCGCGGTCGACGATGACTCGTACCGCAACGGACTGGACGCGCCCGGCGGAGAGCCCGCCGCGCACCTTCGCCCAGAGCAGCGGCGAAATTTTATATCCGACCAAACGGTCCAAAATTCGGCGCGCTTGCTGCGCGTTGACGCGGTCTTGATCGATCCGATGGGGGTCCTTGAGCGCGGCGAGCACCGCCTCTTTGGTTATTTCGTGCAGCTCGATACGCTGCGGATTTTCGAGCTTGAGCAATTCGGCTAAATGCCAGGCGATGGCCTCGCCTTCCCGATCGGGGTCGGTGGCGAGATAGACTTCGCTGGCGCCTTTTACGGCCGCCTTGAGCTCTTTGATGATGTCGCCTTTACCCTTGATCGTGAGGTATTTCGGGGTAAAGTCATGATCGACGTCGACGCCGAGCGTACTCTTCGGCAAGTCGCGTACGTGCCCCACGGAGGCCTTGACGACGTAACGCGCCGGAAGAAACTTTTTAATCGTGCGCGCCTTGGTAGGCGATTCGACGATGATCACGGGCTTTTTCACGGGGCTTAGTATACCCCCGGGGTCAAGACCGGGGCAATGCACCGGCGGCGATTCCCCGGAAATAGAGCCCCCGACGCGCGAGCCCACGCGCGCGTGGGCGTACCGCGCGCATTTGCAACATTTTGCAAAATCCTTTATGATGCGCTCAATGCGCAATATATGCGCTGTCCAAATAACGCTGTTCGTCCCCCGGGGGACGAGGAGGAATGAATGGACTCCGATACCATGATGAATGGCGGCACAATGGCCGAAGAGAAGAAAAAACCGCGTCGCAAAGCAACCCGTAAAAAGGCTGTCGGCGCACGTAAAAAGGCCGCCGCGGGCGGACGTAAAAAGGCCACCGGAACGCGCAAGAAGGCTGCTGGCGGACGTAAGAAAGCCACTGCCGGACGCAAAAAAGCCGTCGGCACACGCAAGAAGGCAACGCGTAAAAAGGCGACTGCCGGACGCAAAAAGACCACGCGCAAAAAGACCGCTGGACGCAAGAAGGCTGCCGGCGGACGCAAGAAGACCGCTGGACGCAAGAAAGCTGCCGGCGGACGCAAGAAGGCTACTGCCGGACGCAAGAAGACCGCTGGACGCAAGAAAGCTGCCGGCGGACGTAAGAAGGCAGCCGGCGGACGCAAGAAAGCCGCCGCACCCGCGCGCAAGAAGGCCGTTCGTAAGGCCGTACGCCGCAAAAAGGCTTAACGCCTAATACGGCAACGTAAAGAGAGAGGCGATCGCCGCGTGCGATCGCCTCTCTCTTTTTCTTTTGATTTCAGCCGGTTTTAAGGCGCGGCAGATACGACGACGGGGCCGTTCGCGAGGTTCGGCGCTTGGCCGTTGTGTTCTTGGACCCAATGACATGCGGTCGAATGCCCCGCCTCATATTCGATAAATGCGGGTTCTTCCACGCTGCATCGATCGAATGCGACGGGGCAGCGCGTATGAAAACGGCAACCCGACGGCGGGTTCACCGGCGAGGGGATATCGCCGGTCAGCACGATGCGTTTGCGCCGGCCCTCAACGTTGGGGTCGGGGATGGGGATCGCCGAGAGCAACGCTTGAGTGTAGGGGTGGAGCGGACGCTCGTACAGCGTATCGCGCCCGGCTAGCTCGACGATCTTGCCGACGTACATCACCGCGATCCGCGTGGAAATGTGACGGACGACCGAGAGATCGTGCGCGATGAAGAGATAGGTCAGCCCCAACTGCGACTGGAGATCCTCCAGCAAATTGATGACCTGCGCCTGAATCGAAACGTCCAGCGCGGAGACCGGCTCGTCGCAGACGATGAACTTCGGATCGACCGCCAGCGCTCGCGCGATCCCGATGCGCTGTCGCTGTCCACCGGAGAATTCGTGCGGATAGCGGTTGGCATGATACGGCTGCAAGCCGACCAGACGGAGCAATTCGTTGAGACGATCGGTCGCGGCGCGCCCGTGCGCGATGTTGTGAATCCGCAGCGGTTCGGAGACGATGTCGCCCACCGTCATGCGCGGGTTCAGGCTCGCAAAAGGATCCTGAAAAATGATCTGGATTTCGCGGCGCAGGTGCCGCATCTCGGTGCGGCCGACGTTGGTGATGTTGGCGCCGTTGAAAAAGATCTCGCCCCGCGTCTGTTCCAGCAGGCGCAGCACCAGCCGTCCGATCGTCGTTTTGCCCGAGCCGGACTCGCCGACCAAACCCAGCGTTTCGCCGGCAGCGATCGAGAAATCCACCCCGTCAACGGCCTTGACGTCCCCGACGTGTCGCGAGAACAGCCCCGCGTGGATCGGAAAGTATTTGTAGAGGCCCTTGACCTCGACCAGCGGCGGCTTTACTTCGAGTTGCGCGCTCATGCCGGCGTCTCATCCTGCGCGATCGGCGCGGGTGCGACTTCGACCGTCCGCTGCTCCTTGGAGCGGTCGTCGTAGAGCCAGCAACGCGCAACGTGCCCGGCCCCGAAATCGTACAGCGGCACGGGTTCGGCGCAGATCGGCATGCGATGCGTGCAACGCGGAGCGAACGCGCAGCCCGGCGGTAGCCGCAATAAATTCGGCGGCTGGCCTTGGATCGGTTCCAAGCGGCGATGTCCGGAATCGTCCAGGCGCGGCAACGACGCGAGCAACCCTTGCGTATACGGCATTTTGGGATCGCTGAAAATCTGTTGGGCGGTTCCGTATTCGACCATGTTTCCGCCGTACATCACCAGGACGTTCTTGCAGACTTCTGCGACG
This genomic stretch from Candidatus Dormiibacterota bacterium harbors:
- the hslV gene encoding ATP-dependent protease subunit HslV, whose product is MKIRSTTILAVRRNGALAIAGDGQVTLDKTIVKHSARKVRKIAGGKVVAGFAGSAADGITLLEKFEKKYNEFKDVTRAAVELAKDWRQDRALRRLEALLIVGTPDHLFVLSGTGDVIEPDEGIAAIGSGGPYAQAAAAALLRNTDMDASEIARKGLEIAGEICIYTNHDITVETLP
- the topA gene encoding type I DNA topoisomerase — translated: MKKPVIIVESPTKARTIKKFLPARYVVKASVGHVRDLPKSTLGVDVDHDFTPKYLTIKGKGDIIKELKAAVKGASEVYLATDPDREGEAIAWHLAELLKLENPQRIELHEITKEAVLAALKDPHRIDQDRVNAQQARRILDRLVGYKISPLLWAKVRGGLSAGRVQSVAVRVIVDREREIAAFVAREYWSLTAQLATEREPQIVFPAELVARDGQKYEIVNKEEADIALAALESAAFVVDTIKRREVRRNAPAPFTTSTLQQEASRKLRVRVRRAMQIAQGLYEGVDLGGSEGTVGLITYMRTDSTRISDQARDAAREFITETYGEAFHGGRLHKIREGAQDAHEAIRPTSVSRTPEKVAHVLKRDELRLYTLIWERFVASQMAAAVLDQTTVEIAAANYTFRATGSIMKFPGFTKLYEEGKDDPTAAEAVSKGKERIRLPELLERDALDRRGLEPKQHFTEPPPRYTEATLVKALEENGIGRPSTYSTIVDTIQARGYVTQEERRFHPTDIGFAVNDLLAEHFKDVVDLKFTAGMEGDLDRVADGNENWVEVLRKFYGPFAAELEEAEKKLPKVEIRDEPTDEICPNCGRPMVIKTGRFGKFISCTGYPECKTTKPIVKDTGAKCPKDGGAIVERRSKKGRTFFGCANYPLCDFVSWDRVIPEPCPVCGAYVVAKNRRGGTQLLQCSADKEHDLSVLQAARGGADDAAEEPEPVGA
- the trmFO gene encoding methylenetetrahydrofolate--tRNA-(uracil(54)-C(5))-methyltransferase (FADH(2)-oxidizing) TrmFO yields the protein MPRSLTVIGGGLAGCEAAWQAAQRGIDVDLYEMRPHRSGPAHKTDRLAELVCSNSLRGAALENAVGLLKEELARLDSIVVGCAREAAVPAGGALAVDRDRFAAAVESRIAAHPRITLRREEITAIPLDRPTIVACGPLPGQALLESIDSLLARTATERGLPPAQRRLHYFDAASPIVSADSIDESVMYRKSRYEKGDGDDYVNIPLDREQYARLLHDLRTLERHQPKDFENAGAGETRYFEGCLPIEEMADRGDDVLRFGPLKPVGLRHPVTGITPHAVVQLRKENAQGTAFNLVGFQTRLSWPAQREAFGKLPGLAQAEWLRLGVMHRNTFIDAPRMLDSQLRVRGTAALYFAGQITGAEGYVEAAACGAMTGIHAARELLGLPAVEVPNGTALGAVVAHLQNTQTADFQPANVTWAPFPPLEREIRDKRVRRGAMAERALTLLAEFIRSVAP
- the hslU gene encoding ATP-dependent protease ATPase subunit HslU, with amino-acid sequence MNGTAIADPAHLTPSQIVEALDKYIVGQAKAKRAVAVALRNRYRRTRVREDLREEITPKNILMIGPTGVGKTEIARRLAGLVGAPFVKVEATKYTEVGYVGRDVESMVRDLVESSIRTVGDERRAEVKDLADKHAVDRIIDILNPETAPRAPQQPNPFAATLGSIFGSNYSQPQPPQPEPQPATPPSDAQRIREQTRGEIERGFYDVRLVEIDVEETASLPIGIMGGMDQGGGGGDIGEMLGGILPKRKSKKRVTVLEARRIFAQEEANKLIDMDAVKREALRRAAEDGIIFIDEIDKVAGREGARGGPDVSREGVQRDILPIVEGSTVTTKHGTLKTDHILFIAAGAFHMSKPSDLIPELQGRFPIRVELDSLTAEDFKTILTQPKNALVEQYKALLATENVTLDFGEDAIEQLAQFAMQVNEQSENIGARRLHTVLERLLEDVSFAAPETGGTVTIDAAFVRARLADVVENADLSGYIL
- a CDS encoding dipeptide ABC transporter ATP-binding protein, encoding MSAQLEVKPPLVEVKGLYKYFPIHAGLFSRHVGDVKAVDGVDFSIAAGETLGLVGESGSGKTTIGRLVLRLLEQTRGEIFFNGANITNVGRTEMRHLRREIQIIFQDPFASLNPRMTVGDIVSEPLRIHNIAHGRAATDRLNELLRLVGLQPYHANRYPHEFSGGQRQRIGIARALAVDPKFIVCDEPVSALDVSIQAQVINLLEDLQSQLGLTYLFIAHDLSVVRHISTRIAVMYVGKIVELAGRDTLYERPLHPYTQALLSAIPIPDPNVEGRRKRIVLTGDIPSPVNPPSGCRFHTRCPVAFDRCSVEEPAFIEYEAGHSTACHWVQEHNGQAPNLANGPVVVSAAP